Within the candidate division WOR-3 bacterium genome, the region AGCCGTTCTCCTGATTTAAATTATAACTATTAGGAAATAAATCTAAATCTGGAAATACTTTCACAAAATTTCCATTGGTATATTGGTAGTTTAAGAAGAGAAAATATTCGGCATAATTCAGTTCCTAATGTTCCCTTATCCAAAATATCTTTGGTATCTACTTGAACATAGGTAAAAGGTTTTTTCATTTCATAACTCCAAGATGCTGAATAAAATCTTTTTCTTTCTTTTCTTTTTTCTTTCTCCTATTTTACCCGAAAGACATTTCTTTACTCTCCATTCGTTTAAATTAAGTTTCAAAGCAATCCTTTTTTCCCAATTAGTTTTCTTATATAATTCCAGTATTTTCTCTTGGATTTCTTTAGGAATTCTTTTAGGTGAATTATGTGGCTTTCTTGTGAGTTCTTTAAGACTATCTTCTCCTTTTTCTTTGTATCTTTTTTATCCATTTTCTTAGGGTATTTCAGGAGACTCTGTATTTTCTACTGATTTGGCTTATATTTTTACCTTTGTTGTATTCTTCTATCATTTTTACTTTTTACTTTTGTATGGAACCATAGGCGTCCCTTTTTAATTTCTTTATTTTCTTAATTCTTCTTGGGACGCCTATTATTTTAAGAAACTTATTGAATAATTTCAACACATCTTCTACCTCAATACCCTTATTAACCTGGTAACCATGTCTTACCACAATTACTTTTTTGATCATTGACTTATAAAAATTTTTGGGTTATAATTAAGATAGTAAGTAAAAATATTTAGTAAAAATAATTATGAAAGTAGAAAATGTAGAAGAATATTTTAACAAATTATTAATGGAATGTGTCCGAAGAAAAGCTTCTGATCTTCACCTCACAGTAGGACGACCTCCGACTTTAAGAATTGATGGTAAACTTTATCCTATTGAAGGAGAACCGGTTTTAACTCCGGAAATGACCGAAAAATTTAAAGATATTGCTGCTCAGCATGCTAAACATTTGAGAGCACAAATTAATGACGGGGGTGGTGGTGACTTTGGTTTAGATTTTGGTGAACACGGTAGATTTCGTGTGGCAATTTATAAACAGAAAGGATTTTTTGGTCTTGCTCTTCGTTTAATTCCTAAACATATTATGAGTTTTGAAGAAATTGGCTTTCTTCCCCATCTCGTTCCTAAAATTAAAGCGTTATTAGATCGGCCTCACGGTCTGATATTAGTAACTGGACCTACCGGTTCAGGAAAATCAACCACTCAAGCGTGTTTCATTGATTATATTTTAAATTCTCCTCGCCATGTTTTAACGATTGAAGACCCAATAGAATTTGTTCATGACCATAAAGCAGGAATTATTACCCAAAGAGAAGTGGGTGTGGATGTTTCTTCTTTCCGTGAGGCAATAATGAAAGGATTACGATCCAACCCTAATGTAATTCTGGTAGGTGAGATTAGAGATTTAGCAACTGCTGAAGCTACTGTTTGGGCCGCTGAATCGGGACATTTGGTAATTGGAACTTTGCATACCACTAATGCTACCGAAACGGTAACGCGGTTTATCGATATCTTCCCGCCAGAAATCCGTGATCAAATTAGAATACAATTCTCAATTTCTTTATTAGCAGTATTTTCTCAAAGATTACTTTTAAGAGCAGAAGGAAAAGGAAGAATTGCTTGCTTTGAAATAATGATGGCAACACCGGCAGTTAGGAATTTAATCAGAGAAAAGAAAATCGAACATCTTCCTTCAGCAATTCAAACAGCTTCGGCTGAAGGAAGTATTACTTTTGATGCTTATCTTGCCGAACTTTACAAAATGGGAAAAATTACTTACGAAACAGCAATGCAGAATGCCTTTGACCC harbors:
- a CDS encoding PilT/PilU family type 4a pilus ATPase; amino-acid sequence: MKVENVEEYFNKLLMECVRRKASDLHLTVGRPPTLRIDGKLYPIEGEPVLTPEMTEKFKDIAAQHAKHLRAQINDGGGGDFGLDFGEHGRFRVAIYKQKGFFGLALRLIPKHIMSFEEIGFLPHLVPKIKALLDRPHGLILVTGPTGSGKSTTQACFIDYILNSPRHVLTIEDPIEFVHDHKAGIITQREVGVDVSSFREAIMKGLRSNPNVILVGEIRDLATAEATVWAAESGHLVIGTLHTTNATETVTRFIDIFPPEIRDQIRIQFSISLLAVFSQRLLLRAEGKGRIACFEIMMATPAVRNLIREKKIEHLPSAIQTASAEGSITFDAYLAELYKMGKITYETAMQNAFDPKALRELIEYGSRRHRS